A window of Leclercia adecarboxylata contains these coding sequences:
- the pepA gene encoding leucyl aminopeptidase encodes MEFSVKSGSPEKQRSACIVVGVFEPRRLSPIAEQLDKISDGYISALLRRGELEGKPGQTLLLHHVPNVLSERILLIGCGKERELDERQYKQVIQKTINTLNDTGSMEAVCFLTELHVKGRNTYWKVRQAVETAKETLYSFDQLKTTKSEPRRPLRKMVFNVPTRRELTSGERAIQHGLAIAAGIKAAKDLGNMPPNICNAGYLASQARQLADSYSKNVVTRVIGEQQMKELGMHSYLAVGNGSQNESLMSVIEYKGNPAEDARPIVLVGKGLTFDSGGISIKPAEGMDEMKYDMCGAAAVYGVMRMVAELQLPINVIGVLAGCENMPGGRAYRPGDVLTTMSGQTVEVLNTDAEGRLVLCDVLTYVERFDPEAVIDVATLTGACVIALGHHITGLMSNHNPLAHELIGASEQAGDRAWRLPMADEFQEQLESNFADMANIGGRPGGAITAGCFLARFTRKYNWAHLDIAGTAWRSGKAKGATGRPVAMLSQFLLNRAGFNGEE; translated from the coding sequence ATGGAGTTCAGTGTAAAAAGCGGTAGCCCGGAGAAACAGCGGAGTGCCTGCATCGTTGTCGGCGTGTTTGAACCCCGCAGACTCTCTCCGATCGCCGAACAACTCGATAAAATCAGTGACGGCTACATCAGCGCCCTGCTGCGCCGCGGCGAGCTGGAAGGCAAGCCGGGTCAGACGTTGCTGCTGCATCATGTACCTAACGTCCTCTCCGAGCGCATCCTGCTGATTGGCTGTGGCAAAGAGCGCGAGCTGGACGAGCGCCAGTACAAACAGGTTATTCAGAAAACGATTAATACGCTGAATGATACTGGCTCAATGGAGGCCGTGTGCTTCCTGACCGAACTGCACGTAAAAGGCCGCAACACCTACTGGAAAGTACGCCAGGCGGTAGAGACAGCCAAAGAGACCCTTTACAGCTTCGATCAGCTGAAAACCACCAAAAGCGAGCCGCGTCGCCCGCTGCGTAAAATGGTCTTTAACGTCCCGACCCGTCGTGAGCTGACCAGCGGCGAACGCGCTATTCAGCATGGTCTGGCTATTGCCGCCGGTATCAAGGCCGCGAAAGATCTGGGTAACATGCCGCCAAACATCTGTAATGCAGGCTACCTTGCGTCACAGGCGCGCCAGCTGGCTGACTCTTACAGCAAAAACGTCGTTACCCGCGTGATTGGCGAACAGCAGATGAAAGAGCTGGGGATGCACTCCTACCTGGCCGTCGGGAACGGTTCACAAAACGAATCCCTGATGTCGGTCATTGAGTACAAAGGCAACCCGGCCGAAGACGCCCGTCCGATTGTGCTGGTGGGTAAAGGTCTGACCTTCGACTCCGGCGGTATCTCTATCAAGCCTGCCGAAGGCATGGACGAGATGAAGTACGACATGTGCGGCGCGGCAGCGGTTTACGGCGTGATGCGCATGGTGGCCGAACTGCAGCTGCCGATCAACGTCATTGGCGTGCTGGCGGGCTGTGAAAACATGCCGGGTGGCCGCGCCTATCGTCCGGGCGATGTCCTCACCACCATGTCAGGCCAGACCGTTGAAGTGCTGAACACCGACGCCGAAGGCCGTCTGGTGCTGTGCGACGTGCTGACCTATGTTGAGCGCTTCGATCCGGAGGCCGTCATCGACGTGGCCACGCTGACCGGCGCCTGCGTGATTGCCCTTGGCCATCACATCACCGGCCTGATGTCGAACCACAACCCGCTGGCGCACGAGCTGATTGGCGCGTCCGAACAGGCGGGTGACCGCGCATGGCGTCTGCCAATGGCCGATGAATTCCAGGAGCAGCTGGAGTCTAACTTCGCGGATATGGCTAATATCGGTGGGCGTCCGGGTGGGGCTATCACCGCGGGTTGCTTCCTGGCCCGCTTTACCCGCAAGTACAACTGGGCTCACCTGGATATCGCGGGCACCGCATGGCGCTCCGGTAAAGCCAAAGGCGCAACCGGCCGTCCTGTTGCCATGCTGTCGCAGTTCCTGCTGAATCGCGCCGGTTTTAACGGCGAAGAGTGA
- the holC gene encoding DNA polymerase III subunit chi translates to MKNATFYLLDNDTQQDGLSAVEQLVCEIAAERWRAGLRVLIACEDEQQAIRLDEALWARPAESFVPHNLAGEGPRGGAPVEIAWPQKRNSSPRDILISLRTGFADFATAFTEVVDFVPHEDSLKQLARERYKAYRLAGFNLNTATWK, encoded by the coding sequence ATGAAAAACGCAACGTTCTATCTTCTGGATAATGACACCCAACAGGATGGCTTAAGCGCCGTTGAACAACTGGTGTGTGAAATTGCCGCAGAACGTTGGCGCGCGGGTCTTCGCGTGCTGATTGCCTGCGAAGATGAGCAGCAGGCCATCCGTCTGGATGAAGCGCTGTGGGCTCGACCGGCGGAAAGTTTTGTTCCGCATAATCTGGCGGGAGAAGGGCCGCGCGGCGGTGCCCCGGTGGAGATCGCCTGGCCGCAAAAGCGTAACAGCAGCCCGCGCGATATTCTGATTAGCCTGCGTACCGGCTTTGCAGATTTTGCCACCGCTTTCACAGAAGTGGTAGACTTTGTCCCTCACGAAGACTCCCTGAAACAACTGGCGCGCGAACGCTATAAAGCGTACCGCCTGGCTGGTTTTAACCTGAATACGGCAACCTGGAAATAA